Within the Streptosporangium album genome, the region GCGGCACCACGCTGGTGCGCAGCGCGTCAGCGGCCTGGGAACGCGTCTGGAAGCCGCGCCGGGCACGCAGGGCGAGCCCGAGGTGGGCGCCGATCTCCTCCATCAGGCCGAGGTCGGCGAGGGAGAACGGCTTGCGGTCGCGTAGCCGCACGAGAGTGAGGGCGCCCAGCGCGCCCGACTCACCCTGGATCGGCACGATCAGCACCGAGGCGGCGCCCATGACCCGGAGCAGCGGCGGCCCGCCGGGAACCTCGCCGAGCAGCGTCTCCTCCTCCAGCATCTCGTGGAGCACGCCCGACCCGCCGGTCAGCACGCGGGCGACGGCCGGTGCGGCCAGGGGGGTCATCTCCTCGATCACACGGACCAGATTGGTCACCGGCTTGTCACCCGGGCCCAGCACGCAGGCCCGCCGGGGCACGCCGTCCCGGATCACGTCGGCGATCACCCAGTCGGCGCTCTCGGCCGCCAGCAGCCGGGCGGCCCGGGTGACGGTCACCGGCTGGCGCAAACTCTCCTCGTCCAGCAGCAGGCGGGTCATGCGGGCCAGCAGTTCCTGGCGCCGCGCCGCGGCCATGACCAGGGAGGCGTCCGACCGGTCGACCGGTCCTGAGCTCGCCCCGGCCACCTGAGCCTCCAGCGGGAGGATCACGATGGCCGTCATCTCCTGCGGCTCGCCCGGCATCGTCAGCCGGGTGACCGCGAGCTGCACCGTGTGGGCACGGCCCTGGTGGGCCAGCCGAGTCTGGAACGTCGTGGTCTGGCCGCCCTGCTGCACGGCCGTCAGGTGTGAGCGGAACGCCGCGCGCCGGGAGACGTCGACGAGCAGCGGGAACGAGCGGCCGATCAGGTAGCCGGCCGGGCTGCCCAGCATCTGGGAGGTCTCCAGGCTGATACGCCTGACCACACCGGAGGCGTCCAGCACCACAACGGGGACGGGAAAGGTCCGGAACACCTGCCGCAGGAGTTTGAGCTCCCGCTGCGAACCGCTCTCCCGCTCACCGGACCGCTTGGGCGTCTTACGCAGCTCACGCAGGGACGCGTCGAGCAGTTCGCGGGCGGTGTCGAGCTCTGCCAGCGCCGCGTCGAGTGTGGACCGGGGGTCCGCGGGGTAGGCGGACCTCGCCTCGCACAGGGAGGAGACCCTGGTCGTGAGCGCGTCCAGCGCTTGCTCCAGGGCCTGGAGGCCAATGGCGTCGGTCAATGTCCGTCCTCGTCAGCGGCCGGGGTAAGGCTGGTCCCGCCGTAGACGGTACGCCACCCGGTGGATCGAATCGATGCGTGGTCAGATAGTGATTAAGTTAGCGAAATCAGAAAGGGGTTTCCTGACATGGAGATGGTCACTCCCGTTCTCGCCCGGGATCTCGCGGCGCTCGGCAGGGTCGGCGAGGAGACATCGAGCGAGAGCGTGCTGCGTGACCTCACCACCACGCTCGCGGGCGACGTGCCAGGCTGTGCGGGCGGCTCCGCCGAGCTCTGGCGCGATGAGCGGCTGGTCGTCTCCGCCTCGCACAGCGAGCTCATCGTGCTCGTCGACAGCGAGGGCGACCTGGGGGAGGGGCCCTCCACCGAGGCCCGTGCCACCGGCCACCCCGTGATCGTCCAGGATGTGCTGCACGAGTCCCGCTGGCCGGGCTATATCGGTATGGCGGTCCGCTGCGGGATCCGCTCGGTCCTGGCCATGCCGATCACCGTCGAGCGCGCCGTCCTGGTCCTCGGGCTGTACGGCGTGCGTCCCGGCGCATTCGCGGCCCGGAACGTCCCCCCGCTGGCCGACATGCTGGCCGAGCAGGTGACCGTGGCACTGGCCAACATGTGGGACTACGACGAGGTCAGGACCGACGCCGCCCAGATGCAGGAGGCGCTGGCCGGCAGGGCGATCATCGACCAGGCCAAGGGCATCATCATGAAGTCCAGCGGCTGCTCGGCCGAGGCCGCCTTCGACGAGCTGCGCAGGGTTTCCCAGCATCATCAGGTGAAGGTAGCCGATCTGGCCCGGCTGCTGGTGGACGAACACCAGCGCAACCAGGGCGGGAAAACCGGCTGAGGGCGCGTCGCCGAGCCCGTGGAACCGTGCCCGGGGGCTGTGACGCGGGAGAGGGGCCGGCTAGCCGAAGGCGGCGAGGGCGTCTTCGATCGTGTCGTAGAGCGGCAACCGCTGGGCGAGGCCGGTGATCCACATCACCTTGGTCTTGGCGTATTCCACCCCGATGAGGGCGAACTTCGCGTCGGCGTTGGCGCTGAGCTGCCAGTGATGGACGATGAGCCCCAGCGCGCGGGAGTCCATGAAGGCCACCCCGCCCAGGTCCAGTGCCATGTCGGGGCCGTGCTCGTCCATCTCGGCCGCCAGGTAGTCGGCGAACTGGTCCCTGGTCGTCGCGTCCAGCAGGCCCGTCACCCGGACCACGTTGATCCCACCCACCAGCGCCGACGTCAGAGTCAGCGCCGCCGCTCTCTCGCCGTTCTCCGACACCGTCACCCAGGTCCTCCTCGACGTCTGATTAGCAACCCTACTGTTACCTGGGGGCGAGCAATACTCCCGGAATCGGGGTAGTACTAGAACCGAGGTCCAGCAGAGGGCCTCGCCTCGAAAATTGGTCGAGGCGATGCCGTCTGCCCGGATGCTGTTCCATGCTGGCGGCGCCGTCCGACAGTCATACCAGGGAGCAGCAATGTCTGTTCAGGCCCTCGAACTCGCCGACATGACCGCCGAGGAACTCCTCGCCGAGATGGTTCTGCCCGAGGTCTCCGATTACCGCGCCGAGCGTCTGCGCGAGCGGATCGTCGAGATGCACCGGACCCTCGCCATGGAGATCGCCCGTCGCTACCGCTACCGGGGCGAGCCGCTGGAGGACCTCCTCCAGGCAGCCTATGTCGGGCTGATGAAAGCCATCAACGGATTCGACCCCACCCTCGGCCACGCATTCCGGGGCTATGCCGTGGTCACCATGACCGGTGAGGTCAAGCGTCACTTCCGTGACCGCACCTGGGCCATCCGGGTCCCCCGCGTCTACCAGGAGCGCAGGGCCGAGCTGAACCGGCTGGTCGCCGATCTCAGCCAGGACCTCGGCCGCGCGCCGACGGTCGCCGAGCTCGCCGTCAAGATGAACATCTCCGAAGAGGACGTCCTGCTCACCCTCGACGCCTCGGCCGCCTACAGTGCGCTCTCGCTCGACGCGCCGCTCGGCGCCGACGACGACGCGGCCGCGCTGGGCGACGTCATCCCCGACGAGGACGACGCCCTGGGCGTGCTCGTGGACCGCGAGGCGGTCAAGCCGCTGATCGACAAGCTGCCGGCGCGCGAGAAGAACATCCTGCTCCTGCGTTTCTTCGGCAACATGACCCAGGCCGAGATCGCAGCCGAGTTCGGAATCTCACAGATGCACGTATCCCGTATCCTGCGGAAGGTGCTGGACCGGCTCCGTGCGGAACTCGTGGCCGAATGCTGAATACACCGGTCCTCACTGGGCACCCCAGTCGGCGACGGCAGGAGGGGCAGAGGGCGCGTTTGAATGACCTCCAGACGCCGAGGGCGGCGGTGCGATGGGACATAGGAGGCGGATCTCGCGTGAACGAGGACGGTGTTCGTCCGGCTCGTTTCCTGGCGAGCGGCGACCGTTCTCTGCCGATCCCCGCCGGAGCGGCCGTGGCGGAGCTCGCCTTCTGCCTCCCCGACCTGCCCGACGTACGTGATTTCGCCGCCGTCTGGGCCGTGCGAGGCGGGATGGCCCCCGAGAGCCTGACCGACTTCCTGGTGGCGGTGAACGAGGTCGCCACCAACGCCGTCACCCACGGCCACACCAGCGCCAAGGCCGTGTTACGGATATGGGCCGTCGGCCGCAACCTGGTCGTGGAGATCCATGACCAGGGACGGTGGACCCCCGCCGAGATCCCCGGCCAGACGCCGCCCGCGCCCTATGCCACCAGCGGCATGGGGCTCTGGGTGGCCCGGATGATCAGTTCGGACATCACGGTCGAGACCGGGGCCGCGGGAACGTTCATCACCATGTTCTTCAAAGTCTGAACCAGCTTCTTCGGACATAGCGCCCATAAAGGTCCTATCTGCCTTTTATGGGTACGAGCCGGTTTATGACTACATCTGCCCGCATATTGATCGTCGGCGGCGGCTACGTCGGCATGTATGTCGCCCTGCGGCTTCAGCGCAAGCTCCGGCGTGACGAGGCCCGCATCACCGTCGTCAACGTCGACTCCTACATGACCTACCAGCCGTTCCTTCCCGAGGCGGCGGCGGGCAGTGTCGAAGCCAGGCACGTCGTCGTGTCCCTGCGCCGGGTGCTGAACAAGTGCGCGATCCTCAACGGCTGGGTGGTCGGCGTCAACCCCGTCGCGCGGACCGTCGATCTCTGCCCGCACGAGGGCCCCGGCCGCACCCTGGCATACGACCTCCTGGTCTTCGCGCCCGGCTCCATCTCCCGGACCCTGCCCATCCCGGGCCTGGCCGAGCGCGGCATCGGTTTCAAGAGCGTCGAGGAGGCCATCCACCTCCGCGACCACGTGCTGGGCCAGTTCGACCTGGCCGAGTCCACCACCGACAGGACCGTCCGCGCCAGGGCGCTGACCTTCGTGTTCGTCGGCGCGGGCTACGCCGGTGTCGAGGCGATGGCCGAACTGGAGGACATGGCCCGCGACGTGTGCCGCTACTACCCGACTGTGGACCCCGGTGACATGCGCTGGTTCCTGATCGAGGCCACCGATCGCATCCTTCCCGAGGTCGGCCCCGAGATGGGCCGCTGGACGGTGGCACAGCTCCGCAGACGGGGGATCGACGTGCGGCTGGGCACCCGGCTGAACTCCGCCGTGGAGGGCCACATCGTGCTCGACGACGGCACCGAGTTCGACGCCGACACCCTGGTGTGGACCGCCGGAGTCAAGCCAAGCCCGCTCGTGCACGCCAGCGGTCTCCCCCTGGACGGCAAGAGCCGGGTGAGGGCGACCGCAGAACTGGCCGTCGAGGGCTTCCCCAACGTCTTCACCGCGGGGGACTGCGCCGCCGTACCCGATCTCACCAAGCCGGGGGAGATGTGCGCGCCCAACGCCCAGAACGCCGTACGGCAGGCCCGCAAACTGGCCGACAACCTGGTCGCCACGCTCCGGGGCGGGAAGCTCAGCCCGTACCGGCACGCCTACGCCGGCTCTGTGGCCACCCTGGGACTGCACAAGGGCGTCGCACATATCTATGGTCGCAAGCTCCGCGGCCTGCCGGCCTGGTTCATGCACCGGACCTACCACCTGTCGCGGGTGCCGACCTTCAACAAGAAGATGCGGGTGCTGACCGACTGGACCTTCGCCCTGTTCTTCCGCAGGGAGATCATCTCGCTCGGGGCGGTAACCCGTCCCCGTGAGGAGTTCGAGATCGCCGTCCGGACAGATTCCACCTTCGCCTCCACTCGGTGATCCGGGCCGTGCCTCTCACGGATGGAGGTTCCCGCTCCTTCCGGACACTCCAGCTGTCACGCGCCCGAAAAGGGGGCGCCGTCCCCGCGGGCGGCGCCCCCTTCTCCGTTCGCATCCGGCTCCGTGAAAGCCTCAGCGCCTACGGCGCCAGTTGCCTCCTCCGCCTCCGCTCCGGACCCCCGCCGTGCCGACTCCGGCCTGGTGCAGCGCCAGGAGGAGCAGGCCGAGGAGCAGGAAGGTCGTGCCGGTGATGCCGCCGATCCGGGTGTTGATGAGGTCAAGCAGAAGACCGAGGCCGAAGACGACTGCGGCAGCGATCGCGAGCATGGGTCACCTCGTCCCGTTAGACGGGTCCAGGAGCTGCTCCAGCATCGCCCGGTAGTCGCGCAGGGCCGTACGGAGCTGCTCGGTGTCGTGGTCGAAAAGGGATCCGTCGGTGGCGGGCACGCCCGTGGCGTGCGTCGGGCCGGGCCGGTCGTCGTTCCGGTCAGTCATATCGGGTCACCGTCCTCGGGGGTCGTGGGGGCCGGTCCGCTCGTCTCCTCGTAGCGCGGACCGGTGTGCCGCGAAGGGTGGTCGCCGTTGGCCGTGCCCTGGTTACCCGTCAGCAGCTCCTCGAACAGGACGCGGTAGTGGACCATGGCCTGCCGGAGCTCCTCGGTGGAGGCCTCCTTGTGCGCGGCGCGGCTGCTGATCTCGTGAGCCTGGCGGTAGTGGTCGAGCGTGCGGCCGTGCACGACAGACAGGTCCGAGACACGCTGCTCGAAGTTCTCGGTCGGATAGCCTCGCTCCGCCATCACGGAGGTCACCAGGTGGTCCGCCTCGGTCACCGCGAAGCCGGGGGCGTCGACGAAACGCTCCTGAACCTCCAGCCACTTCTTGGCATAGGTGTCACGCGTCTCGGGATCGAGCGAGCGGATGTCGAGAGAATTGACACGTTCCTCACGGGCGAGGAGCTCCTGCTCGGCTTCCTGCCGTGTTTCGCGTTCTTGCAGAGTGCGTTCGTACTCGGGGCCGAATCGATCGCGGAGCCGGTGCCGGCGTTGCTGTTGCAGTACGGCGTAGCCGACTGCGATGATCGCCACCACCGCGACCGCAACGACGACCACCCAGATCACGGTGGACATGTCTGCCTCCGGTTGTATAAGCGGTTGTTCCCGTGCGCTGCCCTGGGAACAAGCCTCGAAACCGGTTACGCATGTCAGTGATCCACCATTGAAAAAAACTGGATCGGCGTTTTGTTAATCTTTATCAGGTAATCACTGGCCTTCGGTTTGATCCCCCGGACGGCTCGTCGCACCCAGCGCTCTACGGGCTTCGAGCAGGACCGCCTCGACGAGCGACTGCCCGGCGGAGACCGGGACCTCCCGGAACCCCCGGCCCGGTTCGTAGGCGATGTCCAACCCGCCGGAGACCAGCCGGTCGGCCCAGCGGAGCGCGGTGTTGAGCTTCTCCGCGGGGATCGAGCGCCCCTGCGCGACAGAGGACAGATTGCGTAGATTCGTCGCCGGGCCGGACTGGCCGTGCGAGCGGTCCAGCTTCCACGGGAGCGCCCGTGAGTGATCGAGCATCGGCTTGGAGAGCCCCGCGGCCCTCTTGGCCTGAAGGATTCCGGACTCGCTCACCCCGAACCGCATGGCCAGTTCGGCGTTGGACAGTCCTTCCCGGACAAGTCGTCGCAGCTCATCCTGGTCGATCAACGCTTTACGTCCCACGTGCACCCTGTCCTTCGATGATCACATATGCCCGGCGAACGTCCTGGCGTGCACAGGCCCGTTCGATCTGCGCTAAGGTTATGACGTCCCGCCCGAGAGGGCGCCGGACAACCGGGACGTAGCGCAGCTTGGTAGCGCACTTGACTGGGGGTCAAGGGGTCGCAGGTTCAAATCCTGTCGTCCCGACCAGGTTTTCGCTGGTCGGCAAGGGTGTCACCCGAAAGGGAGACGCCCTTTCTGCATTCTGAGTGACTAACTGAGTGACTATCGCTCCCGTCACGTAAAGATCCGGTCCATTGCTTCCGCGCCGCCGAGCAGGACCGGGCGGATCTGTTTGCGGTAGACCGCCTCCGTCACCGCCGTCCCACTGTGGCCGACGAGTCGCGCGATGTCCTCCAGGGGCACGCCGGAGTCGGACAGCAGCGAGACGAAGCTGTGCCGCATCTCCCGAGGTGTCCAGTCCTTCGCGGGCAGCCCGGCGTCTTTCACAATCTTCCGGAACGCCCGCCGTACGTTGTGGGAGTCCAGGGGAGTGCCGACCAGGGAGGCGAAGACGAGATCGTTCTCCTTCCACCTCGCGCCCGCCGTCTCCCGCTCCTTGGCCTGTTGCGCCCGGTGCTCCCGGAGGGCTTCGACGCAGCGACGAGGCAGCGCGAGAGATCTCCGTGACTTCCGGGTCTTGGTGTCGCCGCCTTCCCGCACGGAGCGCCACACGGCGATCCACGGGGGACTGTCGGTGCCCGGCTTGCCGTCGAGATCCACCTCTGACCAGACGAGCGCCCGCAGTTCCTCCGTCCGGGCACCGATGAGGAGGGAGAGCACCACGTAGGCGTACATCCGCGTGTCGCTCGCGGCCTTGAGGATGGCTTCCGCCTGGTCGAGAGTGAGCGCCTTGGACGGTCGCCCTTCCTTCCCCTCGGGGACCTCACAGAGGCCCACCACGTTGCGCTTGACCTTGTCCCGAGACTGGGCGAACCTCACCGACCGGTTCAGGCACGAGTGGAGGAGACGGACCGTCCGGGCGCTGAGCGTCCTAGCCTTCCCCATGAGCCACCGGTCCACGTCCTCCGCGCTCAACTCCCGCAGCTTGCGGGCGCCCAGGCCGGGGATGATGTGCTTGTCGCAGAGGGTTCGATAGTTGGCCACGGTGTTCGGGTCGCGTCCGTGTAAGCCGTAGGTGAGCCAGCCCGTCACGGCGTCGGCGACGGTGTAGTTGGCCGGACCGCTTGCCAGCCCGTCGTCATAGTCGCGGATGATCTCTTTGAGTTTGGCCTTGGCTTCGGTCTTGGTCTTGCCACTGGCCTTCTTGACGATGCGCTTTCCGGCGGGGGTGTAGCCGACCGTCACCGAGGCGATCCAGCGCTCTCGCTGTTCGTCCCAGTGCAGGCCGCCGTCTCCCCGGCTGCGTCGTGTGGTCATGATGCCCTCGCTTCCTGTTCGAGTAGTGCGACGTAGTCGGAGATGGCCGAGGCCGGGATCAGCCGGGTACGGCCCTGGGTGACCGAGCGCAGACGGCCCGATCGGATCTGTTCGTAGATCACGCTGCGGCTCATGCTGAGCAGGTACATGGCTTCGCAGACGCGATACAGTCGCCGTTCGCCGGGGGATCCGGCTGCTGTCATCCGTCCTCCCGTTCGGCCTGTTCCGCCGCGATGGCACGGGCCAGGGCGACGCGTCGCCGGACGTCTTCGGCCAAGATCGCCTCACCGGGGGTGTAGCCGGATCCGGCGAAGCGCCAGTGGCCGAGCACGAGGGTCGTCTCGTCGCCGAGGGCGGGCAGGCCGTACCGCTCGCGTGCCTCAGTGGCTCGGTGTACGGCACGCACGCCGCGCAGGTCGCCGAGGGTGGTGGAGTAGTGGCGGGACTTGCTGGAGAAGTGGCCCCGGAAGCCGAGCATGTGCGCCCAGGGCCGCAGCCGCAGTGCTTGGAACTCTCGGCGTGCGCCCAGTTCCCAGCAGGTGCGGATCATCCGCCGCGCGTGCTCGGTGACCGGGAGCGCGTCCAGGTGAAGGCCCGGCTTCAGGCCCGTTCCGTGGCAGCGTCCGCACGAGGCCGTCAGGCTCAACCGACCACGACCCTTGCAGGCTGGGCAGGACAGGCGGTGGTCGACGGTGCCGGAGGCTTCCGCGCCCTTGGTGGCGTACTTGGCGATGTAGCCCGCCACCGCCCGCTCGCTGAGCCCTTCGGCCGACTCGTCGAGCAGGATCGGCCGGATGTCGAGCTGATCGCCCCAGACCAGCTCCCACCGGCCGAGATCGCTGATCGGTGAGGGCAGGCTGACCCGCCGGACCGCTTGCGGGATGGCCCAGGTGAGCAGGTGGTGATCGGCCCAGGCCGGAGGGGGTTCGCTGCCGCCACCGGGACCGTCGAGGCGGATCACGGTGTGGAAGTGCACCAGGCCCCGCCGCTGGTACTCGGCGACCTTGGCGAAGGAGACCCGAACCTGCTTGCCGAACCCCGTACGGCTCAGCCCCGTCTCACTGGCCAGGGTGCGCCGCACTTCGAGGGTGAAGCGGTGCCAGAGCGCGCCCGCGTGGGCCTGCCACAGCACCGCGCCCGTGTAGTCGTAGCAGCCGGAGCAGATGGGTTGGCCGAGCCGCTCGTCCCCCGTCTCGTGGCGGGCATGGCAGCCGACCGGCCGACCGTGCTCGCAGACCTTGTCACGGTTACGGGGACGGCAGGCCCGCACGGCGCCGCTGTTCTCCCTTCTGGTGTGCACTGGCCCGAACGATGGCGCGGTGAGGGTGACGAACACCCGGGGATGGGTGCTGACCGTCTCCGGGACGCCCTTGCCGCCGGACAGGCCCGCCCGGATCAGGTGGAAGGTGTCGGCCCGGTAGACCTCCGAGCAGGCCGGGCAGACTGAGGCCCGCCGGTTGCCGCAGGCCACCAGTAGATGGCCGGACGGTTCGTCGGCGGTGCGGTAGGCGTGCAGGATCTCGCCCGTGGACGCGTCGACGATGGCCGACTCTCCGGTGAGATGGATCGGGTGGGAGCAGCCGCCGGTTCCCGCGACCATCGCCCGCCATCGCTCGTAACCCGGAGCGTTGATCACCTGGGCCAGGTCGATCATCCATTCCGGGTGCCGTTCTCGCTTGTCGTGCTCGCTTGGCTCGCTCATGATCACCACCCCCTTCAGCGTAGTACTACCTGTAGTACATGTTGCCTTGCGTTGAAGCGTCATGCAACCTGTAGTACAAGTGGTTATAGAAAACTCGCGAGAGGGAGAGGCCATGGAGACCACCGAGGACAAGGATGTCCGCTGGCGCACCATCGCCAACGACCTGCGCGCCGCCATCCTGGACGGCCGCTACCCACCAGGCGGAGCCCTGCCCAGCGAACCCGAACTCGTCCGCCGCTACGACGTCTCCCGCCCCACCGTCCGCAAGGCCATCGACACCCTGGTCTCCGAAGGACTGGCCTACGTCATGCGCGGACGCGGCTCGTTCGTCCGCCCCATGCCCGAACGACAGACCATCCTCATCAGCCACCAGAACCGGCCCGACCTGGCCGCCCCCGGCAACCACCCTGACATCCAAGCCTTCGGCTGGGACCTGGCCCTTCGCGACGTCGATCCCGAGGCTCCGCTGTTCACCAGCGAGAAGATCACCGCCAACCGCGACATCGCCATCATGCTCGGCGTCCGCACCGGACACCCCGTCATCCACCGCCGCAGCATGTTCCACCGAGGCCACACCGCGACCATCCACGGAGCATCGGCCCGCCTGGAGATCAACTCCTACGCCAACGCCGACATGCTCCCCGACTTCGACGACCCCAAGCGCTTCCACCAGTACCGCAAGCGCCCCGCGTTCTTCTACCAGTCGCTCATCCGCGAACATGGCCCCGTCCGCTGGATGACCCTGACCACCTCCCGCATCGCCTACGAAGACGAACGCGCTCACCTGGGCATGGACTACGCCGAGGCCCTCCTGATCATCCGCCGCACCATGGCCCACGCCAACGGCCACCCGATCGAGGTCACCGAGGTCAAGGCCCCCGCCAACCGCTACGAGATCGGCTACAGCGCCGAACTGGCCGACGACCCCAGCGCGGTCTTCACCCCCGAAGAACTCGCCGACAACGGCATCACTCTCGTGATCTAGACGCCAGGAAGCATCCAACTCGGCCGCACGTCGCGACCCCGACCAATTGTGGGTCCCACCACGCCACTGACATGATCCGCCGTATGCACGCACGAACATGGCTGAACACCGACGAGCAATTCCCGCCGGGCGCCGAGCTCTTCCGTTCGGACCGTGCCTTCACTGAACCCTTTTCACCCTCACGCGACCTGCGCGGCGCGGTGGTTTTGAAGGACGGCGATGGCCTTGCAGAGGTGGCCGGCCTTGCTGGGGCTGCAGCGTAGCCTGCGGAGGATCTTCCAGCTCTTCAGCTGGGCGTTCGCGCGTTCGCCGGGGCCGCGAAGCTTGGCGTGGGAGCGGTTGGCCCGCTTCTGGGACTCGGGCTTGTCCTTGCCCTTGTACGGGGTGATGAGCGGACCCTCGGCCCCCTGATACGCCTTGTCGGCGAGGATGATGATTCCGGCCTTCTCCAGCGCGCGCAGGATGCCCCAGATGCGGGCGGCGCTCAGGTCGTGCATCTTGCCGGGCAGTGCTCCGGAGGTCCACAGGACGGCCCCATCCGGTGAGGCGATGACCTGCACGTTCATGCCGTGCACCCGATGCTTGCCGGAGAAGTAGGGCCGGTCGGCCTTGATCCGGTCGATGCGGATCAGCGTGCCGTCCAGCACCAGGTAATGCAGCCCGTCCCGCTTGGCCTTCCGCAGTGCCTGACCGAGCTTGGGCGAGCGCGCCGACAACAACGCCACCGTCTCCTCCACATACCGCCACGCGGTGGCCGTCGAGATGCCGAAACCGGCCCCGAGCTCGGCGTAAGTCTCGCCTTTGCGCAGGTAGACCAGCACCAGCAAAGCCTGCTGGCCAGGGTTGAGCAGCCGCCAGACCGATCGGATCGCCTGACGATGCCGCCGGATCACTCCAGCGACGTAGTTCAGGGTCTGACGCGACAAATCGACGGCAGCACGATAAAACAGCATCCAGAGCTCCTGGTTGTGACGGGCATGGTTGTGGTGATCAACCCATCTACCAGGGGCTTTCTCACGTCACCGACCGAACACCGGCATCGCGATCATGCTGTGACCAGGGCACCCGCCGGGGAGGGCGAAAAACGTTCACGCAAAGTGAGGCCAGAGACACGGTGCAGAAACCCTGGACAAAGCGGCTGACTTCAGGCCACCTGCACCATCCGAGGCGCGTGAAACCATACGACTGTGCCAAACGATGCTATCCACAGGGGTTCCAACCAGTTCGCCGCTCGTCTCGTGGCCACCGCCACCGCTCCGCTCGACCTCGCGTCGGCGGACGGTCCACAGGTGCTGCACTGGCCTGGGCGTAGGCTGCTGGTGCAGCGCGGAGACACCGAGCTGGCCGTCCGCAACCTGGACGGGGATGGGATGGAGGTCCGCTTCCCCGCGCCCTGGCCCCGCCGGTATGGCTCGGTGGCGGTCTCTCCCGCGGGTGATCTCGCCGTGTTCGCCGGCGTTCACGCGCTGCGAGCCGTGGATTCGACCGGCGCCGTGCGGTGGGAGATCCGGCACGGTTGTTGGTCCGCCGTCGTGTGCACCAAGGCCCATGCCTCGTTCTCCGAGTACGCCGACGACTACCACCACAGCCATGCGGACAGCGGCTCGGCGGCCTTCTCCTCGGACGGCCAGCTCCTCTGGGCCCACATCCGCAACCACGCGGGGCGCGACACCAAGGAGGAATGGCTGATCCTCGACCCCGCCGACGGCACGGTGCTGACCCGGGCCGAGACGATGACCGTCGGATCGGGCTCCACCCACTTCCCCCACCCGAACCCGGCGTACATGGGGCTGACTGTCGGCGAGGGCGAGGAGAACTCGCCCGTGCTGTGGGGACACTGGGATGGCGCAAGGCTCACTGTCCAGCGGTTCATCGAGGAGGTCCTCCTCGCCGTGAGCCCGTCCGGGGAGTACTTCCTGACCACGGATCTGGGGCAGTGGTCCCTCTACCTGCACCGGGCGGAGGATGGCATGGAACTGCGGCATCTGGACGCCGAGGAAGCCGTGCCCCCTCCCGCAAACGAGGACGACCGCGTTCGGTGGGACTACGAGGCGGCGTTCCCATACGACGACACCGCCGTGGTCGGCACCGAGTACCACTCGGACGACCCCCGCCACTGGCTTGTCGACCCACGCACGATGGCCCTGCGCGGCCGGATTGCCTACCCCTTCTCCGTCGCGGGATCTCCCCGATCAGCGGGGCAGGCCGCCTGGTACACGGTCGCCAAGAACCAGACCACCCTCCACTTGTGGAACCTGCCGCACCGGGGATGAGTCAATGGGCTCCACGCCAAGGCCCTGGCACTCGGCGAACGCGCCGTCGCCACCCTCAAGGCCGGGAAGATATTGACCAAGCAGCGCTGCTGCCCTCGCCGCATGACCGCGATCGTGCAGGCCATCCTCGTCCTGCACTACACCGAGACCGC harbors:
- a CDS encoding helix-turn-helix domain-containing protein: MTAAGSPGERRLYRVCEAMYLLSMSRSVIYEQIRSGRLRSVTQGRTRLIPASAISDYVALLEQEARAS
- a CDS encoding transposase family protein, which produces MLFYRAAVDLSRQTLNYVAGVIRRHRQAIRSVWRLLNPGQQALLVLVYLRKGETYAELGAGFGISTATAWRYVEETVALLSARSPKLGQALRKAKRDGLHYLVLDGTLIRIDRIKADRPYFSGKHRVHGMNVQVIASPDGAVLWTSGALPGKMHDLSAARIWGILRALEKAGIIILADKAYQGAEGPLITPYKGKDKPESQKRANRSHAKLRGPGERANAQLKSWKILRRLRCSPSKAGHLCKAIAVLQNHRAAQVA
- a CDS encoding replication initiator, whose translation is MSEPSEHDKRERHPEWMIDLAQVINAPGYERWRAMVAGTGGCSHPIHLTGESAIVDASTGEILHAYRTADEPSGHLLVACGNRRASVCPACSEVYRADTFHLIRAGLSGGKGVPETVSTHPRVFVTLTAPSFGPVHTRRENSGAVRACRPRNRDKVCEHGRPVGCHARHETGDERLGQPICSGCYDYTGAVLWQAHAGALWHRFTLEVRRTLASETGLSRTGFGKQVRVSFAKVAEYQRRGLVHFHTVIRLDGPGGGSEPPPAWADHHLLTWAIPQAVRRVSLPSPISDLGRWELVWGDQLDIRPILLDESAEGLSERAVAGYIAKYATKGAEASGTVDHRLSCPACKGRGRLSLTASCGRCHGTGLKPGLHLDALPVTEHARRMIRTCWELGARREFQALRLRPWAHMLGFRGHFSSKSRHYSTTLGDLRGVRAVHRATEARERYGLPALGDETTLVLGHWRFAGSGYTPGEAILAEDVRRRVALARAIAAEQAEREDG
- a CDS encoding GntR family transcriptional regulator, giving the protein METTEDKDVRWRTIANDLRAAILDGRYPPGGALPSEPELVRRYDVSRPTVRKAIDTLVSEGLAYVMRGRGSFVRPMPERQTILISHQNRPDLAAPGNHPDIQAFGWDLALRDVDPEAPLFTSEKITANRDIAIMLGVRTGHPVIHRRSMFHRGHTATIHGASARLEINSYANADMLPDFDDPKRFHQYRKRPAFFYQSLIREHGPVRWMTLTTSRIAYEDERAHLGMDYAEALLIIRRTMAHANGHPIEVTEVKAPANRYEIGYSAELADDPSAVFTPEELADNGITLVI
- a CDS encoding tyrosine-type recombinase/integrase; this encodes MTTRRSRGDGGLHWDEQRERWIASVTVGYTPAGKRIVKKASGKTKTEAKAKLKEIIRDYDDGLASGPANYTVADAVTGWLTYGLHGRDPNTVANYRTLCDKHIIPGLGARKLRELSAEDVDRWLMGKARTLSARTVRLLHSCLNRSVRFAQSRDKVKRNVVGLCEVPEGKEGRPSKALTLDQAEAILKAASDTRMYAYVVLSLLIGARTEELRALVWSEVDLDGKPGTDSPPWIAVWRSVREGGDTKTRKSRRSLALPRRCVEALREHRAQQAKERETAGARWKENDLVFASLVGTPLDSHNVRRAFRKIVKDAGLPAKDWTPREMRHSFVSLLSDSGVPLEDIARLVGHSGTAVTEAVYRKQIRPVLLGGAEAMDRIFT